The DNA window GACAAGGATTGTATATGGTTGTCCTTTAGGGATGGGAGTTTGGTCGATGAGAAGGTGGTACTCAGTAACTTGGAAGAATGCTAGGTTGAATGACCTTTTCCTTTCGTTTAAAAAGTTGTTATTCCTTTAAAACCAAatgttccaaaaaaaaaaacaaaagagaagcACGAAGTTCCAAGAGAGCATAACATTATAGGGTTTCCCTCTAAGCGGATTTCAAAGATTCTTCCAAATTTCAATGGAAAGGTTGAACGTATGAAAAATGCAGGCATGAGTGTTGTTGCAGGTAACCTTAGCTCAGAAGTCAGAGGGATTAGCACACTTAAAGAAGATATGATCAGTAATGTCTAAGTGACAATCTTGGTTAACATTAATGCCTAGTCCATGGAGGTATTTAGTTGTAGGATGTCTGGTATGGTTCATGAGCCAGAGGAAGTTCTTGATCTTGTTAGGGCGTTAGATTCTCTAGTTCCATTTAAAGTTCTGTGTGTTGCTGACTTGATGTCTTTCGACAATATTGACGTGGATAAAGATATATGCATTGTTAGTAGAGAACCTTCCATTAGTTGTGTGACCCCAAACTAGCTGGTCTTCTTTAGTTTTATGGGGGTGGAGGTGGTGAGTGTTGACAGTCCAACCTATAAGGTGGTCAGGAAGGGATATGGATAACCCAGAGAGGTGCCAGAGTCCATTTCTATTAAAGTTACTTATCTTAAGGTTATCTTCCTCCCTTAGTAGGGGACCCCGAATCATACTTCTAATAGTGCTCTAGTGGGGAGTTGGATGTCATTAAAGAAGTTGACTCTAATTCTCTTATGGGCCACCCATCTGTAACCATTTTTCCTATCCCTCCATCCATCCAAGAGAGACCCCCCATGTTTTGGAACATGCTTAACTCTCCAATTGGGTTTAGGCTTAGAGTATTTATTGATAAGAATAGTACTCCACATGCTTTCATGATTGTGGTAGATTCTCTAGTAGAGGTTGATATGCAGGATCTCTAttcttgatatctcttttttggataccttctttttctttagagCTTGTAAGCATGTTTAGTTTACTATGTACagcttttttttcttcttttaagcAGTAGTACCTCAAATAAAGTTCCTTTGGTttctatttatagagttgtgGACTTTTGCAGGGATTTTGATGTACTACATAATATGAAAGGGGATACTTCCTAGAGAAGCCCTAGCTAGCATAGTTCTGCCAGCCATGTTGAAGAACTTCATCTTCTAACCAGAAAGCTTGTTGTTCATGCTGTCAATAATTGGTTGGAAGTCACTGTTGTCAAGCTTCGTTTggaaatgttttttcttttattactaCTATATACAAGGAAGGATATTCAATTTTGTAGTCCGCACATGAATTTTCTTGTAAAACCTCGCATATTACTAAACTtgtttcaaataatattttacctTGAGACTTTATTGTAAGTATAAATTTAATGTGCATCACAATGAAGATAATTTACTGAGAGGCGTTATAGAAATATACATGAAGACATTATCGTGAAGAGTGACTTCTATGCCTCCTTATCCTAGTCGTAATCATGAATGCCAGCAGCGAAAAAGTGTAGAGAATTATACAATAACCCTAGTTAGTGGAAGAAAGACCAATTTATAAAGGTATAATTAATACATTAATATGCCTTTTAACTTGACCTCGATTCATATTTATGCCCTCtaactttggatgtgcacaagtagacatttaaacttgtataaagttgaacaagtaaacacatgaGTCcaacatgacataatacatgtaggaaaagtatgtctatttattcaactttatagAAGTTTAAGTATTTACTTGTACATAACCAAAGTTTGAGGGCATAAATTTGAGTTGAGGCTAAGTTAAAAggcatatttatgtatcaaTTATGCCTTTATACATTGGTCCTCCTTCAACTCACTAGGGTTATCATATAATTCTCTACATTTTTTTGCCACCGACAATTGTGATAACGTAAGATTAGGACAAGGAGGCGTAAAAATCACTCTCCACGATAATATCTTCAGGTAATCTATAACGCCTCTCGGTAAATTATCTTGTCTAAGATCCTGACGTGCATTTTAAGTTTATGCTTACAATAAAGTCTTAAGGTAACATTAAATTAGCTTGTCTAAGATCGTGGCATTTATCAAGTTTATGCTTACAATAAAGTCTTAAGATAACATTAAATTATCTTGTCTAAGATCGTGACATTTATCAAGTTTATGCTTACAATAAAGTCTTAaggtaaaatattatttgaaacaAGCTtagtaatattttcatataaaataaaaactcgATGTGTGAATGTACTTTGTAGGATCATTAACCCATCGGTGACTTCCTAAAGTTTGCAAgaattttcacttagacaccttaacttgaCTTTTTTCATTTTAGACACTTAATGTCATGCCCCGCTGAGTCATGTTGACACTTTTTTCACAATTTTCTGTTGACCCTACGCGTGTGTTGACCAAACATATCCACGTGGATTAAATGACCAATTATGTCATGCTAGCTTATTTTAAAGCCATGTCAttatacacacaaaaataaattaaagaaaaaaacaataaacGGTCAAATAAAAAGGGTTTtgatcaattaaaaataaattattttgatgatttccCTTCTCACCCTGATCATCTTCTCCATCAAGTAACACATGTTCGTCCTCACTGTTTAAGtgtctttatttttcatttttggctTGTCACAAGTGGctctttctatatttaataaGTCGTCAATTCAAATATCTTATATAACAagtttaaaatcacaagatcaaaattaaaagacatactCATTTTGTAACTTCTTTAATAAAAACTACCATACAAttcaaatatctattttattccttaaattttatatccaatcaaaatgaaaaacatttgattagaacggatgaaaatataaaagggaaaagggtcaaaaataccccccaACTTTTGTTTATTGTTTGACTTTACCCTCGgtgttaaaatgaagttaattgTACCCCtcccgttactaatttcaccaaaattaccCCTCATTTAGATGGAATCCCCAAAATTGATCCAAATTGACCCAATTACcctgattttaaaaaaaaaaccctattcCCTATTTTTAACCCAATGACCCGACCCCATCTAGGATAACCCGGTACCAATTAGATAATCTCACCCATTTCCATTTACCCATGCTCTCTCTTTAGAGATTCTCATTTACCCCATTAACTTCTCCTCTGATTTTCTACAGCGATCTTGCTCAACAAATCGATTTTTCGCCAACGAAAGGtaagatttttggattttaagTTGTTTTGCCTACGACATCTCTCTTTCGTTCTTCCTGCATCTCTCTTTCGTTCTACCCATTGTTCTTCCAGCATCTTTTTTTCGTTCACCTCTGATTTTTCTTCTCAGAAAATGTCACAAAATAGTTATTCGTCTCAAAGAAAATGTTCTTGTGGTTTGGTGGTCAAAACACTGATTTCGAGTACTACATCTAATTCGGGAAGAAGGTTTTTCCGATGTCCTCGTCCGGATGTAAGTATATGAACTTATTTATTCCTATTATTTATCTGATTTGGTATTTCTTCGTATGATCTTATTTCGTATTTATTCGTATGAACTGATTTCGAGTATTCTTATGGCAGTTTTCTTCATGTGGATATTGGGAATGGGAAGACCAAGCTTTTCTTGAAGTAGCTTACCTACGTAATTTAGAGCCGTCGTTGAAAGATGTCAAGATGGAAATGGATAATTCGAAGATTGAAGTGGAGAATTCGAAGATTGAAATGGAGAACTTGAAGATTGTTGTGGaaaatttaaagataaaaataggTCATTTGTCGAAAACAATTGCTACATTGGAGGCATCGAATGATTTGGTAGTGGAAAAGGTTAGGATATTTCAAGACAAATATCACAAGATAAAGTACAAAGTTATGatttcatgttttctttttgttggatTTCTAGTTGCATTAACGACTAAGTGACTTCCTTTGTTAGTGTCAAATGTTTTTGCTTCCTACTTAAACTGCACACATACCAAATTACATGCAATGTATCTATAGCAACAAAGACTACTGGTCTCGTCATTATTGTCATACAACAACACAACTGAACAAAATTGCACATTTACAGAAATGACCATTTATGATCTCTCCCTTACACATTTACAGAACACGATGAACACTTCATATATAATGACAAAAAACTGATTTGAACATAGAGAAGTTAGTTCAGTACATACCCCAAAAGAAGTTAGTGCAAATACAAAAAACTTTTAAACACATAAACATGTTTTTGTATGCCATTAGTATCTCAAAAACATgcaacaaaataacaaaatattgtCTTCATTACTGAACTTGTCATGGTTGTGCCTTGCCATTACCCTTTTTTGTCTTAAGTTTTTCCACTCTTGATTGCTCCAACATTCTTCCAGTAATAGATGCATTGCCCTTCCACGTAAGTCCCTTTGGTGCATACAAATCACTTGGTACACTCGGACCATCTCCAAGGAAGTTGATTCTTCTTGATCCTGTAGGTCGTGCCTGATTCTGTCTTTGTTGGGTTCTAGAATTCAACTCTGAAAAATCTCTTGGCTTCCATGGCATGTCATCCTCAACATCACTATCaaaatcttcatcttcatcttgaGTAGGCTGTGGAGCTGTTAAGGGAAAGTCCTcaacatcttcttcatcaattagTGTTCTATGCCTCTCCTTTACTTGTTTCTTTTCCTTGTTGGATCGCATATCCATCTGATTAAAAGACCACAATGATATACTAAGCATCACTCTTATAAAATTGGTTATTAAATTGTCCAACTTTCataccttttcttttcttaattgcTCCAacatattttcagtttcatcttcatcttcatcttcatctgaTGCGCAATCTTGAGTAGGTTGTTTCTTATGCCTCTCATTTGTTTGCTTTTTTCCCTTGTCACATTGTTTATCCAtctaatataagaaaaaaatatggatTTTGCCTTTTAGAAGTGAGACAATTACAGTATGAAAAGATGGATTACATAGCAATAAGTGAGACAGTTACAGTATTAGAAGTGAGATAATTACACAAAACTGAAGCATGACATTGTAAAGTAAGTGAACTAAAAAAGATGGATTTTACCTTTTTCTTCTTACTCTTAACTTGTCTAGTATTAGAAGTGCCTTCTTCACTATTCTGATTAAACtgataaaaaacaaaaaaatcacaattacAAGATAAACTGATAAAATAgcagaaaaatcaaaattacaataacaataactaaTAACTAATTACATAGCAAATGAAATGATTACCTTATGACAACCTCTTGCATTGTGTCCAAGAATCCCACAGTTTGAACATGTTATTTTTCTCCCTCTTCTTGGTGCAACCCACTCAGTTTGTCTCTTAAGTGCTTCATCTTTATCTCTTTTCCTATTCACTCTAGGTCTGCCAACTAAGTTTACCAATTATGGTGGTTCCATTGCCTGttcaacttcaattttccaaaacttttgACCAGGCACTGGTTGTAGCTTACAATGGTAAGTCAAAAGATATGCCTCCTTAGAGTACCACCAGTGAATCTCTTCCAATGGATCAAGATTCTTGTAAAGAAAAGCCTTGATTGAATGGGGACATGGTATTCCAGTAAGATCCCATACCCTACATGTGCATTTCTTAGCTGCCAAATTGACAATGTGTCTGTCATTTCCTTCACTTACCTCAAATCCATCATCTccattgaaatttaattcacaCACATTAGCAATCTTCAAGAATTCATTGTACATTTCAATAGCTATAGGACTCCAATCACAGTTCCAAGTCATCAGTTCATCTTCATTTTTGACAAACTTGGTCATAACATTGATTCTTATATCCTCAAGCATACCAATTATTGGCTTGTGTCTTGCTTCCAATATCCAAGAGTTAAATGACTCAACCAAATTGTTTTCCACCTTACTGTTCTTGCAAATAGTGTCAAAAAATACTCTACACCAAGTTTGTATTGGAAAATGCAACAGATGGTCTTTTGCTTCTTCAGACAGTTGACCTAAGGTCTTCAAATAATCATCCAACTCCTCTTTGTAGGTGCTCCATGCACACCACCACAATACCTTAGTCATCATTTTAGATCTCTTACCTTTTTTTCTCCAGTTGGCCTCTATGTGCCTCACACAAAATCTATGCATAGCATtaggtaaaatatttttaacagcTTCAATTAATCCCTGTTGATAAATGAAAATACATAAGACAACAGATAAAGATTTATAAGATACAGTAAGTAAGAATGAATAAAGAAGTGACAAATATGAGAATTTACCTTTTGCATATCAGACATGAATGTGATTCCTTCTCCATTGTTGATGTTTAGAGACTTCTGAAGTAATTCCAAGAACCACACCCAAGATGCCTTGCACTCTCTGTCCACAATAGCCCAAGCAATAGGATAAAAATGGTTCATTGAGTCTTGACCAATAGCAGATAACAATTGACCTTTAGCTTTACCCTTAAAAAATGTACCATCTAGGCCAATGAAATGTCTCAACCCATTCTTAAATCCACTCTTCAATGGATCAAAACAAATGTACATCCtcgaaaattttctttttctatcttctAATGCATTTCTTGAAACCTTAAGGACAACATCAGTTCCTGGATTACTCTTTTTTAAAGCATTTGCATACCCAACAATTTTCTTATAATCATCACAAAAACTGCCTTCCATGTCCTCCAAAATCATTCTTTTAGCTCTCTTACACTTTTCAAAATGAGCATTAATGTTGAAAGCAGTTTTCATATCAACTCtcattttctttatcttgtatttgggATTAGCTTGCAACTTCTTCTTAAAGTAAAAGGCCATTGTAGTTGCACTGACCTTATAGTTAGCACATGGATCCTTGCATGCTTTATTATGATCTCTTTTCAATGTTTTCACTCTAACACCGGCAACATGCTTTTCACCAGAAATTAGACATACAAAGTTGCATTTATCTCTGCAAACAACCCTAAGTCTTTTTCTGTCACTTTTTTTAGTAGTTAAGTTATAGCCATTTGCCAATGAATGCAAACTAATGTATCTTCTAGCTTCAGCTATATCCTTAAATGTCATTGACTTGTGTAAATCCTTGTAATCACACAAGCTACCATCAATTACCCTCCTCCTTTCTAGTGCAAGAACCTCTAATTCTTCAGAATTATAATCAGAGTTATCATTGGAAGTATCACTATCATTTTCAGTACCATTAGAAGTACAATCAGTAGATACATCATCAATAACTACCTCAGTCTCTAACATTTtgattatattctcaacatCAACATCTAACTCACAATcatcaacaacaaataaattaattacattaaatttatcattaacaaaGGACAATAATGTCATAATCCCCTCATCACCTTCTATTTCATAGTACTTTCCAGAAGGGACAGATACTAGTAACTGCTGCACACCCACATAGCCTAATATATTTAATGTACTCATTAGTAATATCTATGTAAGATAAGAGATCAGAATCATAACCTTCCCATTTGTGAACAAGCTTCCTCTCATAGAGCAATTTAGGCTCTCTTATCCATTTCCCACCATAGTGAAATACTAGATCAACCAAAACCATTTTAGGCAACCTAAGACACACAAGAAACAACATTAACAACTTCCAAAATCATGAATGAGACAAAATAACTAAGAAAGGAAAAACAGAACACGTAAAAATGCACACAATCAAGGGACACAAAGACAACATTAATAACTTCCAAAAATAGTAATAACATTAACAAAACTCCTAAAAAGGCACACAAAGATAACAAGGGACCACATTCAATAAGAATAAACATTAACAAAACTCCTAAAAAGGCACACAAAGACAACAAGGGACCACATTCAATAAGAATAAACATTAAcaaactgtaaaaaaaaaaaacaaacaaataactaagaaatttggagaaaaagggGACCATATTCAATaagaatgaataaaatattggCCCCACATAAAAAAGGGACCATATTCAATCAAGAATTTCCCAATTAAATATTGGGACCAGAAATCAGCCCATACTCAATAACATCTCCAAAACCTAAACCACCTCCTCCAAATTCATCAATACTCTAAAACCTACCCACAAACCCTAAATCGTAAAAAGCAAACAAATAACTAACAATCGTGAAATTTTAGATGTAAAAAGGTAAATCCATAACTCAAAAACCTTAACCCACAACATCAACACTCGTAAATCAACAACTAAAGTAACAAATCGTTAATTTTTAGATGTAAAAAGTCAAACAAATAACCCAAAAACAGATACTCACAAACCCTAACTAACAGATCGTAATATATATTGGTAAAAAGGCAAACAAATGAGTCAGAAAGACAGATACCCACAAACCCTAACTAACATATCGTAATACATATCAGTAAAGAGGCAAACAAATGAGCCAAAAATTTGGAGACAAACCCTAACTCGTAATCAACAACGAAAGAGAGATACCGTAGACAAAACAACTTAGAATCCAAAATCTTACCTTTCGTTGGCGAAGAATCGATTTGTTGAGCAAGATCGCTGTAGAAAGCAGAGGAAAAGTTAATGGGTAAATTTTGGAGAAAATGAGAATCTCTAAAGAGAGAGCATGGGTAAATGGAAATGGGTGAGATTATCTAATTGGTACTGGGTTATCCTAGAGGGGGTCGGGTCATTGGGTTAAAAATAGGgaatagggttttttttttaaatccggGTAATTGGGTCAATTTGGATCACTTTTGGGGATTCCGTCTAAATGAGGggtaattttggtgaaattagtaacgggaGGGGTAcaattaacttcattttaacggcGAGGGTAAAGTCAAACAATAAACAAAAGtttggggtatttttgacccttttcccttttatatTTTCATCCGTTCTAATCAAATGTCGAGCCAAGCCTGGAGTGGATCATCACAGAGGTCGCGCGTCTGATGCTAGAAGAGCTTATTGTGTGCTCAAGTTAATGGCCATATTGTATTAATTAGCAAGTGGTCAGTTAATGGGCGGATTTTTCTCTTTAGtattaaactaaaaaagaaaatcttaaACAAGTGGAAGAGACCCTGAAGTTCAAAGTGGCTGTTAAAGTTGGGCCATCTATTGGGATATCATTAGTTTTTCATAATCCAATTGAATATTCTCGGAACCTTGATGTGCTAGACATTATTGCCGTAAGGGAAATATTAcaaaatgtactgaatatgcttcttttttttccacTTTGGCAGTGACTCCCATCTCCGATGTTATAAGAGTTCGCACTGGTAAGTAGAATGTTTTGCTTAATGATAGTTCttttgtatttataaattaGATAGTCTTCGTAGGTTGATTTATCATCTGAATTTCATATCCTCTATAAAGGTTAAAACTTGTCCCTTGTATTGATTCTATGGTACACTGTAACAGGAGAACGGGGAGAAAAGGCAGAGAGGATGATGGGAGGGCATGCTGATATGTCCTCTGCATTATCAACTTCTTGAGCGGCAATGCCCTCtatcttgaagttgaaaggttTGATCATCTTTAGTTGTGTATCATGGCCATATTATGTGTTGAGTTATGGAACAAGGTCCATGCTATCAAGTAgggaataataaaataaagttggaGACTTGCTGTGTACCTGTAGTTTCAGTAGCCATTTCCAGAAAAGTCGTAGCTTAGCAGCCATTTCGTATTTGAACTCTTCAGCACAATCGCGGTAACTTTGCTTCCCCCCGTTTTGGCTGAAGTTGTGCTGTAATATGTTAGTTGATCAATGTGGATATTGAATGATAAGCTATTCAAGCAATTTCCTAAACGAGCCGTTAATATATATAGTGATACATATATCAAATCCGAAACTTTAGCCTTGTTAGATCCTCATGTGTATGTACTCTCCTGTGCAATATACATCGAACCATTAATCTAATGCAAACTTAAGCAGCATATAGGGCGCACTGCGCCAGCCTCGGACATAGCTACTGCAATAACCGCTCTGCGGTCACAGGCTTCTGGTAGTCCAAGGACTCATCCTCATGAATCTCATCTCCCACCATTATTTCCCCTATTACCAAAAAGTATAGTCTCATTATTGGAAACATTATAAAGTCTACGTTCACTTCACTTCCTCAGGTTCACTTCGTGTTGTTACTTGATTCCTTTATTATTATACCAAGCTTGTGCAAATCCACGTATCAATAGTGAAAAAATGACCACTTCTAGTGCTGCAAAAGAATCATATACAGGAGAATGAATGTGGCTGAACTTGTAAGTACTAAGCTTATATGACACTATTAAAAGAAtatcttttttgtattttcgaaaacaattttagtttaaattttctattttatcctAAACAAAATACTTTATATAATCACAAATCTTTCATGATATATTTTgagatcacaaattttaaatcCAAATAAATAGTGACAAATAGAAATGGTAGAAAATAGTTGTATTTGTTTCATCTCTGGTCATTTGATTCTCCGCCAAACCCACCATTTGTTGGAATTTTGAAAGCATTGTGTGGATTAAGAATCTTTGAATTCAAACATATAGTACACCACAGATTTTCTAGTACGGATAAACAGATGTCggatttagaattttgaattttatgatttatcAATAATAGGTTATTGATTTAGTGattttagtaataa is part of the Solanum stenotomum isolate F172 chromosome 8, ASM1918654v1, whole genome shotgun sequence genome and encodes:
- the LOC125872451 gene encoding uncharacterized protein LOC125872451; its protein translation is MSTLNILGYVGVQQLLVSVPSGKYYEIEGDEGIMTLLSFVNDKFNVINLFVVDDCELDVDVENIIKMLETEVVIDDVSTDCTSNGTENDSDTSNDNSDYNSEELEVLALERRRVIDGSLCDYKDLHKSMTFKDIAEARRYISLHSLANGYNLTTKKSDRKRLRVVCRDKCNFVCLISGEKHVAGVRVKTLKRDHNKACKDPCANYKVSATTMAFYFKKKLQANPKYKIKKMRVDMKTAFNINAHFEKCKRAKRMILEDMEGSFCDDYKKIVGYANALKKSNPGTDVVLKVSRNALEDRKRKFSRMYICFDPLKSGFKNGLRHFIGLDGTFFKGKAKGQLLSAIGQDSMNHFYPIAWAIVDRECKASWVWFLELLQKSLNINNGEGITFMSDMQKGLIEAVKNILPNAMHRFCVRHIEANWRKKGKRSKMMTKVLWWCAWSTYKEELDDYLKTLGQLSEEAKDHLLHFPIQTWCRVFFDTICKNSKVENNLVESFNSWILEARHKPIIGMLEDIRINVMTKFVKNEDELMTWNCDWSPIAIEMYNEFLKIANVCELNFNGDDGFEVSEGNDRHIVNLAAKKCTCRVWDLTGIPCPHSIKAFLYKNLDPLEEIHWWYSKEAYLLTYHCKLQPVPGQKFWKIEVEQAMEPP